Part of the Tenacibaculum sp. SZ-18 genome, AGAGAAATAACTGTAACTCCGTATCGTTCTAATCCAGCTATATCTGCAACATTAACAGGTTTAGATGCTTTCACTAACTCTTTTACAGCTGAATCTGTTGAGGCGTTTTTAGCAAATGTTAGATTAGGAAACACTCCCGATTTAAGTCAATTACAAAAAGCAGAACTAGAAGTGTTACGCCCGGAGACAGTACAGTCTTTTGAATTAGGATATAGAGGGGCTGTTGATTTGGCGGGAAAACTATTTGAATTTGATATTGTAGGTTATTATAACTTCCATGAAGATTTTATTACAACAAAAGAGGTGTTAACTCCTTTCTATGGAGATGTTGACAACCCAACAATACCAGATTCAGGAATAGGAACAGAAGCGGTGACCGCGGTAGTAAATAATGACGTATTACGATATATCTTAAGAACGAATACAAGTTCAAAAATTAATACTTACGGTTTTGCAGCAGGGTTTTCTGGAAAGGTATTCGGAGGATTTGATTTTGGTGGTAGTTATACATTCTCAGATTTCAGTGTAGATGCAGAGACAATAGACTTTAAACCGTCATTTAATACACCAAAGCATCAAGTTAAATTACAATTAGGTCATGAGAGATTGTACAAAAACTTCGGTTTTGGAGTAAACGTAAGGTGGCAAGATGAATTCTTGTACCAATCAAGATTTATTGATGCAATGGTAGAAGATAGATTCGTATTAGACGCACAATTAAGCTTAGGAATTCCCAAGTTAAAGTCTCAAATTAAATTAGGAGGAACTAATTTAACAGGTAAAAATTACACATCAGTTCCAGGGGCTGGTTTTATTGGATCGCAGTATTATATCTCGTGGACAATAAATAATTAGTAATAGAAAGCATAAATATTAAAAGGACCAGCGGAAACGTTGGTCCTTTTTTGGTTAAAAAAAACTAATTTTGTGTGCTAAAATAAGCTAACATTTATGAGTTACTAAACAGATAAAAAAATATAAATTATAACACTTCAGATGTTAAATCAAGAATTAAGTTTCGAGGAATTCAATAATTCGGTGATAACTATTTTGTTGCTCAACCAATAAAAGAGATAATAGAATATTCTATTGTTAGTGCTTATTAGTGAAACAACTTTTATAGGGTTATATAAATAAAATAATCCCGAGCATTCGCCCAGGATTGTTTATCTCAAAATGATTTTAGTTGAATAGGTTTTTATTCAATAATTCCTAACCTTTTTGCGCGTTGTTCCCAACTTTTTCTCGCCAGATTTTGAAGGTTAGCGACCTTATCACTTTCATCCATGATTTCAAGACCTAATAACGTCTCTATCGCATCTTCTTGAGTAACAATACCACTAACCGACCCATATTCATCTACCACTAAAGCAATATGCTCTCTCTTTTCAATTAATTGTTCAAATAACTCAGGAATTGGTAATTCTCTCTTGGTTACAATAATGTCACGTTTAATAGTTTCAAGTTTTTCCCCTCCTTTACCACGAATAATCGCTTCTAAAAGCTGATCTTTTAAGAAGTACCCAATGATGTTATCAGTTGTATCTGCGTACAAAGGAATACGTGAAAAACGTAAAGTAGGATTTTCATCAAAAAACGATTGAATTGTCTGAGATGCGTTCGCTGTTTTTAAAACTGTTCTTGGTGTCATTATATGTTTCGCCCAAACATCTTTAAAGTTCAACATGTTCTTAATTACTTTACTTTCATTTTCTTCAAAAACACCTTCTTTTTCAGCAATTTCAGTCATTGCAGAAAAATCTTCTCTACTTAAAACGCTTTCACCATGACCACCTTTTCCAAACATTTTGGTAAACAATTGTAGAATCCAAATAATACCAAAAATTCTAAAAAGGAAGATTAAAATCTTTAAAGTTCCAGTAGTAAATCCTGCTAATGATTTCCAGTATGTTGCTCCAATAGTTTTTGGAATAATTTCTGAAGCTACTAAAATTAAAACAGTCATAATTGCAGAAACTATAAATACTCCACTAAAAATCCCACTTCCGGTATCCTCAGCAAAAACTGTTTCCGCTTGTGAACCAACTAAAATGGCACCTACAGTATGTGCTATTGTGTTGAGTGTTAAAATTGCAATTAAAGGCTTATCTACATCTTTTTTTAATTCTTCTAAATCATCAGCATAAGATTTACCTTCTTTCTTTTTTACGTTAACAAATGTTGGTGTAACACTTAACAAAACAGCTTCAAGTATTGAACATAAAAAAGATACAATAATAGATAAAACACCAAATAAAATTAATAGTCCCATTTTATATTTTTTTGTAAAAATAAAAAAACCCCAAGATTAATCTTGAGGTTTGTTATGTTTTATAAGTTGAGTTTAAAAAGCATAGTTCACTCCTAAACCAAATACTTCTCTTGTTTGAAACCCTTTAAAAGCATTATCATCATAAATAGTTTGTAATGCTAAATTAGCAGATAAATACTTGTTAATTTTCATAACAACATTTACGGTGTAATCTAAATCTATATTTTGTGGGGCTTCTAGGTAGTTGCTATATAAGTTTATGATGTTTTCAATAGAAACATTTTCCATAAGATTAAATTTATAGTAACCACTTACAGATGCACCTAATTCATAACGAGTAGTTTCACCAGCATCAACTCCAAAAGCTGGAGCTAAATCTTCAGATAAAACAACCAACTTAGAGGTAGCAGGAGCTATATTTACTTTTAAATTATCACTTTTCTTCCATAACATACCTGGTCCAAATTGGAAATAAGCTGGAGAGAAAAAGTGTGATTGTTGAACTCCATTAACATCTGTTGAAGACATCTGTGTCTTAAAGTTAAAGAATGCTGAATAATACCAATTTCCCTTTGCTTTCTTACCAGCTAAAGAGTTAAACTCAAAACGGTCATCTGTTTTTTGTAAGCTTTGTCCTTTTAATTTAGTTAAACCGTAGGATGCTATAATTTTGTTATCCCAAGTCCAGTCTCCTTTAGCATAATTAAAATCATAGTTAACACCTAAAGTACCAGCAATACTGTTTGTACCACCTGCTAACCAATTGTTGAATGCAGATTGATTAAAAAGAAAAGATATCGTCCCTCCTTTTTTCCATCCTTCCTTTTTTTCTTCCTTTTTTTCTTCCTGTGCAGAAAGAGATAATCCTCCAAATACTAGAGCGATAGCTAATAATTTTTTCATTTTAAAAAATATTAATTGAGTAAATTTTTGCGGTAAAAATACGCTTTCTTTAACTATTTCTGAGACATAGAATCGAAAAAGTCATAAATTATAGAAAAACATAGTTAAGTCCTAAACCAAATAACTGTTTGAACTGAATTTTACTTGAAGCATTATCATCTATAATGGTGTGAAAACCAAGATTTGTTGAGAAGTATTTACTTATTTTAACGAAGAAGTTTATTTGATAATCAATATCAATATTTTGTGGTTTATCGAGGTAGTCTGCGTACACTGCCAGAATATTCTCCATTTTTAATGTATCAGTTAAGTTAATTTTAAAATATGATGATAAATTAAAACCTAAACCAAAACTACTTGTTCTTCCATCTTTTACACCATATTTTCCTGAAAATTCAGGAGAAACAAAGGTGAAACGTGAAGATAATGGTGCAATATTAATAGATTTATTATCAGATTTCTTCCATAGCATTCCAGGTCCAAAACTCAGGTAAGCTGGAGAGAAAAAATCAGAAATTGCTAATTTTGGATTTTCTGTATAATCATAGCCTCGTGTAAATTGTGTTTTTAAATTATTGTAGAATGAGAAAAACCAATTATTTCTAGATTTATAACCAAATAATGAATTGAGCTCTAATTGATCGTCTGTTTTTCGCACTCCTTGTTCATCAACATAACTTAAACCATAGGAAGATGTAATTTTATTGTCCCACTTCCATCTCTTCTTTTTGTAATTAAATTCGTAACTGGCATTTAAATTTCCAGCAACGGTATTGGTTCCACCAGCAATCCAATTTGAGAAGGTAGACTGATTTAAAATAAAAGCCAGTTTGGTTTTAGTGTTCCATTTTTTTGGAATACTATCTTTTTTTTTATCGTCCTGTACTTTTTTTACATCCTGAGAGAATGTATTCTGATTTAGCAATAAAAGAACTAAACATAGTTTTTTTATCATATCGTAGATTTAGGAATTATTTATTCTTAAATAATGGAACTGTAGAGCAGGCTTCTCCAAACATTATAGATTTTACTACGGGTTGGATTTTTTCAATTAAAAATGAATAGGCACTTTGTGGGATTGATTTATTCGCACAACCTTTAATAATTACAGGTTTATCAGTAAAATCTTCAACATTTAATTTTGTAATAATTTCAGAAAACAAAACAGTTTCTAAAAGATCTAGATTACCAACGATTACTTTTTTGGCAAATGGATTTAACTGAGTAGATAAGAGTAAATACGCCCATGATGGAATAATGGCGTCTGTCGAACACCCCAAAGCAACATAGCTATCTTTGTATTGAGACCAATCGTGGTCTTTTACTTGTTGTCTAAAATCCTTTTCTTTTAATAGTAAACCTTCAAATAGCCATTCTGAAATATCGAATTTTACACGTCGTCCAGAAGGGTAGAAGTCTTCTAAATCAATGGTAACTAACTTACTGTTTGCAACTCTATTTATAATTTCTTCAGCCATGGAAATGGTTTTATAACATTCCTAATTCAAGTTTTGCCTCTTCACTCATCATATCTTGAGTCCAAGTTGGATCAAAAGTAATTTCAACCTCACAGTCATTGATTTCTTTTAAGGTTTTTACTTTTTCTTCTACTTCAATGGGTAGCGTTTCTGCAACAGGACAATTAGGCGATGTTAAAGTCATTAATATTTTAGCGTCATTTTCTTCCGAAATAAAAACATCATAAATCAATCCTAATTCGTAAATATCTACAGGTATCTCTGGATCAAATATAGTTTTTAATACACGTACGATTTTATCTCCTAATTCTTCTAAGTTTTCTTCAGTCATCATTAAATTTTAACTTGTTAATTTAGATTGTTGAGCAATAGCATACATTTTTATTTGTTTAACCATAGAAACTAAACCATTTGCTCGTGTTGGACTTAAATGTTCTTTTAAACCAATTTCGTCGATAAAATTAGTATCGGCATTTAAAATATCTTGTGGTTTTTGATCAGAAAAAACACGTAACAATAATGCGACAATTCCTTTTGTTAAAATAGCGTCACTATCAGCTGTAAACTTAATAATATCTCCATTAATTTCAGAATGCATCCATACTTTTGATTGACATCCTTTAATTAAATTTTCATCTAATTTGAACTGATCTTCAATAATTGGTAAAGATTTTCCAAGCTCAATAATATACTCGTAACGTTCCATCCAGTCTTCAAACATTGAAAACTCATCGATAATTTCTTCTTGTATTTCTTTGATAGTCATTTTTTAGAACTATTTTTGCACTTTATAAAATGTTTTGCGTATTTATTTCGCAAAATTACTGATAAAAATTAATAAATGAGTAAACTATTAGCAGTAGGAACGGTTGCTTACGATGCAATTGAAACACCTTTTGGTAAAACTGATAAAATATTAGGAGGATCTGGAACCTTTGTTGGGTTAGCAGCGTCTCAATTTGGAGTGAATACAGGAGTAGTTTCTGTTGTCGGAGGAGACTTTTCTCAATCGTACTTAGATATGATGCAAGAAAAAGGAATCGATACTACAGGAATTGAAATAATAAAAGATGGAAAAACATTCTTTTGGAGTGGAAAGTATCATAACGATATGAACTCAAGAGATACATTAATAACCGAGTTAAATGTCTTAGAAACATTTAATCCTGTAGTTCCAGAATCTTTTAAAGACGCACCTGTAGTAATGTTAGGAAACTTACATCCACTGACCCAGGCTTCTGTTTTAGATCAAATGAATGTGAGACCTAAATTAGTAGTTTTAGATACTATGAACTTTTGGATGGACATTGCTTTAAATGATTTGCATGAAGTTTTAAAAAGAATTGATGTTATTACAATCAATGATGAAGAAGCTCGTCAATTAAGTGGAGAATATTCTCTAGTGAATGCAGCAAAGAAAATTCATGAAATGGGTCCAAAGTATGTTGTAATTAAAAAAGGTGAGCACGGAGCTTTATTATTTAATGATGATAATATGTTCTTTGCTCCTGCTTTGCCATTAGCAGAAGTATTTGATCCAACTGGTGCTGGAGATACATTTGCAGGAGGTTTTTGTGGATATTTAGCAAAGACGGGTGATTATTCATTTGAAAACATGAAAAACGCCATAATTTATGGGTCTAACTTAGCTTCTTTTTGTGTTGAAAAGTTTGGTACACAACGTATGGAAGAACTAACTCAACCAGAAGTACAATCTCGTTTAAAGGCATTTAAAAAACTAACACAATTTGATATAGAATTGGTTTAATATGAATCCGCGCTTTTTGTCGCGGATTTTTTATTAAGAAAAACTAACACACAACACAACTAAAAGAACAATGAGTGATTTTTTAAAGCACGAATGTGGAATTGCACTAGTTAGATTATTAAAACCTCTACAGTATTACAAAGATAAATATGGTACAGCTTTTTACGGATTAAACAAGTTGTACTTGTTAATGGAAAAGCAGCATAATCGTGGTCAAGATGGTGCAGGTTTAGCAAGTATTAAATTTAATGTTGACCCAGGTACAAGATACATTAGTAGAATTCGTTCGAATAAAACACAACCTATTCAAGATATTTTTGGACAAATCAACAATAGAATTAATGATATTTTTGAGAAAGATCCAGAGAAACTAGAAGATGTACAATGGCAAGAAGAAAACATGCCATACATTGGAAACCTATTTTTGGGTCATGTTCGTTATGGGACTTTCGGAGGAAATAGTATTGAAAATGTTCACCCTTTTTTACGTCAAAGTAATTGGAAGCACAAAAATCTAATAGTTGCAGGTAACTTTAACATGACCAACTCTGGAGAATTAATGAAAGAATTAATAACTCTAGGTCAGCACCCTAAAGAAGCAACAGATACGGTTACAGTAATGGAGAAAATTGGGCATTTTCTAGAAGATGAGGTTGCTCAAACCTATAAAAAAGCAAAAGCTGCTGGTTTCAATAAAAAACAAGCTTCACCATTTATTGCGGAGAATTTAGATATTCAAAGAATCTTAAAAAGATCTTCTAGAAACTGGGATGGGGGTTACGCAATGGCTGGTTTATTAGGTCATGGAGATGCATTTGTTTTAAGAGATCCGTCAGGAATTCGTCCCGCTTTCTGGTATCAAGATGATGAAGTAGTAGTTGTAGCATCAGAAAGACCTGTAATTCAAACAACATTTAATGTTCCAATTGAAGAAGTTCAAGAATTACCTAGAGGAAAAGCTCTAATTATTAAAAAGAACGGAAGTACTTCTTTAGAAAGAGTAATTAAGAAAAGAGAAAAATTATCATGTTCATTTGAGAGAATTTATTTCTCAAGAGGAAGTGATGCAGATATTTACCAAGAACGCAAAAACCTTGGAAAATTTGTTTTTCCAGAGATATTGAAATCGATTAATGACGATATTTCAAATACGGTATTTACATATATTCCAAATACAGCTGAAACTTCTTTCTACGGAATGATGGAAGCTGCTGAAGATGTTTTGAATCAACAGAAAACGGCTGAAATTTTAGCCGGAGGAGGAAAATTATCTGCCCAAAGAGTAACAGAAATATTATCTGAAAGACCACGTTTTGAAAAAATTGCAATTAAAGATGCGAAATTAAGAACGTTTATTACAGATGATAGTAGTCGTGATGATTTAGTTGCACACGTATATGATGTTACCTATGGAGTTGTAAAGCCTACAGATAACTTAGTTATTATAGATGATAGTATAGTAAGAGGAACTACATTAAAGAAAAGTATTATTAAAATCTTAGATCGTTTATCGCCTAAGAAAATTGTAGTTGTTTCTTCTGCTCCTCAAATTCGTTATCCAGATTGTTACGGAATTGATATGGCTAGAATTGGCGATTTTATTGCTTTTAAAGCAGCATTAGAGTTATTAAAAGAAAGAGACATGTATCATGTTGTTGATGAAGTTTACGAAAAATGCAAAGCACAACAAGCAAAGGAAGATAAAGAAGATATCGTGAATTTTGTGAAAGAAGTTTACGCTCCTTTCACAGACGAAGAAATTTCTGCTAAAATTGCTGAAATGTTGAAAACGGATGGAATTAACGCTGATGTTGAAATCATTTATCAAACAGTTGAAGGATTACATAATTCTTGTCCAAAACATAAAGGAGATTGGTATTTCACAGGAGATTATCCAACGCCTGGTGGACATAGAGTAGTAAACCAAGCGTTTATTAATTTTTACGAAGGAAATAATAAGAGAGCTTATTAAGAGTTATCTGGAATAATTTTTTAAGACCACTATTTATAGTGGTCTTTTTTCTTAGAAAATACTGAAAATAAATCAAATAATAATAAATATTGTTATTATGAATTTATTATTAGATTGTTTTGTTTTTGTTATATTTTGTTTAACAATAACAGGGTTTGGTTAAACAAAGTTATTTTTAGGTTTTAAAAAATTTTTTAACCAACCTTTAAAATCAAAAATTATGTCACAATTAGACACTTACATTTCCAAGCTTTTAAAAAATAATGATGCCTTAGAAGCATTCATTAAAAATCCAAAAGAACAATCAAAACAGAACGGTTTAAGCAAAGCAGATGGAGCTATTTTACGTAGAAGCGTTAGTGGACTTCCAGCCACTGCCAAAACAGGTTTAGGTATTTCAAGACCATTAAGTAGTTATAGAAGTAGCATTCGTTTGTTACAAAACGTCTTACACAATTATCATGGGCATAAGATTGCTGGGTATGCAGATAATGATATAGTATACTTACCAACCATCCTTATTTATTATAATGATATTCCGAATTGGAAAGGTGCTCCAGTAAATGATCCTCATCAGGCATATACCAATCATGTTTATGCGTTATACAAAAACAATAATACGAGTGCGGCTACTCTTGGAGAAGCAATGGGGTTTGTCCCTTTAGACAATCCTTCTGTGGGAGATAAAGTGACAGGAAGTCTGGACATATTCGGAAATTCTGGTTATGTAAATTACACAGCTACCTATTACAACATGGGGAAAACGAATACTTTAATGCCTTATATAACAGAGTTTAATATTAATGGAACTATAATAACAATCGATTTAGAAGGTGTCACACCAGAAGATCATTTACCTTTTTGGTTCTACAGTCTAAACGGAAATGCTATTGTTCCTAACGATAGTGACATTGAGTATCATAAAAACCCAGATGCTATCATTGGAAAGGATTTTTATTCCTTCGCAGACTATCCATTACCAAAGCAATCGGATATTCCTAATACAATTACATGGCAAGCAATAGCACCAGATACGGCTTACGGTTTTGCTTCATGTCATTATTAATATTATTTTGAGGATATAACTACTACCCTTTAATAAGTTTTTGTTAAAGGGTTTTTAATTTTGATATAATGTTGAATTTTTAAGTAATAATTCTATTGATACAGTTTTTAATCAATTATTTTAATTCAATTGCTAGTAAATTAAATTCGAATGACTGTGATATTCAGCTAATTACATCATGATAAGACTCTCAGTATCCTGCATTTCGTAAGCATTTATTGAATCTACACATAAAAATAAACAAGAGAAGTGATTACTCTAAACGATATTCAATAAATTAAGATATGTAAAACTAAACTGATTATTTTTAGTTTAATTTATTTTTACACGATAACATTATATTTATGAATAGTGGCGTAACGGTAATCTGTGATATGCTCGTAAGTCATTATGAGAATCGAAAAGTAGATTTTTTAGCTGCTTTCAGAAAACTCTGTAAATCTTCGGATATTTCTTATTCAGAAGCGGTAGCTAAATCAGAGGCCTCGGTGGGATATAGAAACAAAGCTTTATGTAATTTTATTAAGTCTTTTGGAAATATTAAAAATGAACCTGAAGAAGTATTAGATTTTTATTTTCATATGTGCTCAATTGAAATGAGTTGCCAGGAATTATCACAAGGATTTATGTATTTGGCCAACCCAAATTTTACAACTTCAACTGGAGATAACGTTTTAAATCTGAGTAAAACAAAAAGGGTAAATGCAATTATGCAAACCTGCGGTTTTTATGATGAATCAAGAGAATTTTCTTTTAGAGTTGGATTGCCCGGAAAGAGTGGCGTTGGTGGAGGAATTGTAGCAGTTTATCCAAGTAAATATTGTATTGTGGTTTGGAGTTCGAAATTAAATGAAAAAGGAAATTATTATCGAGGAATGAAATTTTTAGAAGCATTTACAACTGAAACTGAAGAATCAATTTTTTAAGCATACTTTCACTCTCCTAAGAGCATTATAAATGGTTATAAAATGTTAAAAAGTATCCTGAATTTTATAGAGTATAAGATTCAGGATACTTTTTTTTTCATGAAATATACATTTGGGTTCAGAACCTAAAATGATAAAAAATGAAAAATTTAAAGTACTTGATATTGTTATTTCTATTCGTTAATATTTCCTGTTTAGTGAAGAATGAAAAAAATTTGAATGACTTTTTATTTGAAGGCAAAGCTGTTGATAATGTAACGAATGAACCTGTATCAAATATTGAGATTGATTATGAAGTATGTAATCCTAGGGGAAGTGGTGTTTTTGGTATATGTGTGACTAAAGATGAAGGAATGACTTTGACAGATGAAAATGGAAAAT contains:
- a CDS encoding CNNM domain-containing protein; protein product: MGLLILFGVLSIIVSFLCSILEAVLLSVTPTFVNVKKKEGKSYADDLEELKKDVDKPLIAILTLNTIAHTVGAILVGSQAETVFAEDTGSGIFSGVFIVSAIMTVLILVASEIIPKTIGATYWKSLAGFTTGTLKILIFLFRIFGIIWILQLFTKMFGKGGHGESVLSREDFSAMTEIAEKEGVFEENESKVIKNMLNFKDVWAKHIMTPRTVLKTANASQTIQSFFDENPTLRFSRIPLYADTTDNIIGYFLKDQLLEAIIRGKGGEKLETIKRDIIVTKRELPIPELFEQLIEKREHIALVVDEYGSVSGIVTQEDAIETLLGLEIMDESDKVANLQNLARKSWEQRAKRLGIIE
- a CDS encoding DUF3078 domain-containing protein; this translates as MKKLLAIALVFGGLSLSAQEEKKEEKKEGWKKGGTISFLFNQSAFNNWLAGGTNSIAGTLGVNYDFNYAKGDWTWDNKIIASYGLTKLKGQSLQKTDDRFEFNSLAGKKAKGNWYYSAFFNFKTQMSSTDVNGVQQSHFFSPAYFQFGPGMLWKKSDNLKVNIAPATSKLVVLSEDLAPAFGVDAGETTRYELGASVSGYYKFNLMENVSIENIINLYSNYLEAPQNIDLDYTVNVVMKINKYLSANLALQTIYDDNAFKGFQTREVFGLGVNYAF
- a CDS encoding DUF3078 domain-containing protein; its protein translation is MIKKLCLVLLLLNQNTFSQDVKKVQDDKKKDSIPKKWNTKTKLAFILNQSTFSNWIAGGTNTVAGNLNASYEFNYKKKRWKWDNKITSSYGLSYVDEQGVRKTDDQLELNSLFGYKSRNNWFFSFYNNLKTQFTRGYDYTENPKLAISDFFSPAYLSFGPGMLWKKSDNKSINIAPLSSRFTFVSPEFSGKYGVKDGRTSSFGLGFNLSSYFKINLTDTLKMENILAVYADYLDKPQNIDIDYQINFFVKISKYFSTNLGFHTIIDDNASSKIQFKQLFGLGLNYVFL
- a CDS encoding DUF2480 family protein, which encodes MAEEIINRVANSKLVTIDLEDFYPSGRRVKFDISEWLFEGLLLKEKDFRQQVKDHDWSQYKDSYVALGCSTDAIIPSWAYLLLSTQLNPFAKKVIVGNLDLLETVLFSEIITKLNVEDFTDKPVIIKGCANKSIPQSAYSFLIEKIQPVVKSIMFGEACSTVPLFKNK
- a CDS encoding DUF59 domain-containing protein, encoding MTEENLEELGDKIVRVLKTIFDPEIPVDIYELGLIYDVFISEENDAKILMTLTSPNCPVAETLPIEVEEKVKTLKEINDCEVEITFDPTWTQDMMSEEAKLELGML
- a CDS encoding SufE family protein codes for the protein MTIKEIQEEIIDEFSMFEDWMERYEYIIELGKSLPIIEDQFKLDENLIKGCQSKVWMHSEINGDIIKFTADSDAILTKGIVALLLRVFSDQKPQDILNADTNFIDEIGLKEHLSPTRANGLVSMVKQIKMYAIAQQSKLTS
- a CDS encoding PfkB family carbohydrate kinase translates to MSKLLAVGTVAYDAIETPFGKTDKILGGSGTFVGLAASQFGVNTGVVSVVGGDFSQSYLDMMQEKGIDTTGIEIIKDGKTFFWSGKYHNDMNSRDTLITELNVLETFNPVVPESFKDAPVVMLGNLHPLTQASVLDQMNVRPKLVVLDTMNFWMDIALNDLHEVLKRIDVITINDEEARQLSGEYSLVNAAKKIHEMGPKYVVIKKGEHGALLFNDDNMFFAPALPLAEVFDPTGAGDTFAGGFCGYLAKTGDYSFENMKNAIIYGSNLASFCVEKFGTQRMEELTQPEVQSRLKAFKKLTQFDIELV
- a CDS encoding glutaminase; its protein translation is MNSGVTVICDMLVSHYENRKVDFLAAFRKLCKSSDISYSEAVAKSEASVGYRNKALCNFIKSFGNIKNEPEEVLDFYFHMCSIEMSCQELSQGFMYLANPNFTTSTGDNVLNLSKTKRVNAIMQTCGFYDESREFSFRVGLPGKSGVGGGIVAVYPSKYCIVVWSSKLNEKGNYYRGMKFLEAFTTETEESIF